The following proteins are co-located in the Oceanimonas sp. GK1 genome:
- a CDS encoding DUF3820 family protein, with protein sequence MAESVLPGLDQAGLLRIIRKPMPYGKYRGQPLLRLPLAYLCWMERKGWPEGALGAELALIYELKHNGLDQALYGWVRPEQQG encoded by the coding sequence ATGGCTGAGTCGGTTCTGCCCGGCCTGGATCAGGCCGGGTTGCTTCGCATTATTCGCAAACCCATGCCCTATGGTAAATACCGCGGCCAGCCGCTGTTGCGGCTGCCCCTGGCCTACCTGTGCTGGATGGAACGCAAAGGCTGGCCCGAAGGCGCCCTGGGCGCCGAGCTGGCGCTTATTTACGAACTGAAACACAATGGCCTGGATCAGGCTCTTTATGGGTGGGTGCGCCCTGAGCAACAGGGATGA
- the pyrF gene encoding orotidine-5'-phosphate decarboxylase, which translates to MQTSHNGDPKVLIALDFADEQQARALVAQMSPTQCRLKVGKEMFTLFGPDFVRHLVAQGFDVFLDLKFHDIPNTVAKAVAAAAELGVWMVNVHASGGSRMMEAAKAALAPYGDRAPLLIAVTVLTSMTAEELTQTGVLRSPAEQVLALARLTQQAGLDGVVCSAQEASLLKSELGPDFKLVTPGIRPAGSEAGDQRRIMTPELALKAGSDYLVIGRPITQAADPAAALAAINASLHG; encoded by the coding sequence ATGCAAACATCACACAATGGCGATCCCAAGGTACTGATCGCCCTCGATTTTGCCGATGAGCAGCAGGCTCGCGCCCTGGTAGCTCAAATGAGTCCGACCCAGTGCCGGCTCAAAGTGGGCAAGGAAATGTTCACCCTGTTTGGCCCCGACTTCGTGCGCCACCTGGTGGCTCAGGGGTTTGATGTGTTCCTGGACCTCAAATTCCACGATATCCCCAACACGGTAGCCAAGGCCGTGGCCGCCGCTGCCGAGCTGGGGGTGTGGATGGTCAATGTGCATGCCAGCGGTGGCAGCCGCATGATGGAAGCGGCCAAGGCGGCTCTGGCACCCTACGGTGACCGAGCCCCCCTGCTGATTGCGGTGACCGTGCTCACCAGCATGACCGCCGAAGAGTTAACCCAGACCGGCGTGCTGCGCTCGCCGGCCGAGCAGGTGCTGGCACTGGCGCGGCTGACCCAGCAGGCAGGGCTCGACGGTGTGGTGTGCTCCGCCCAGGAAGCCAGCTTGCTGAAAAGCGAGTTGGGCCCGGATTTTAAACTGGTGACCCCGGGTATTCGCCCGGCGGGCAGTGAGGCCGGCGATCAGCGCCGTATCATGACGCCGGAGCTGGCGCTGAAAGCGGGCAGTGACTACCTGGTGATTGGTCGCCCCATTACCCAGGCCGCGGATCCCGCCGCCGCCTTGGCGGCCATCAATGCCAGCCTGCATGGCTGA
- the lapB gene encoding lipopolysaccharide assembly protein LapB: protein MLELLFLLLPVAAAYGWYMGRRGVRQDVQKQSSQFSRQYVAGLNFLLSDEPDKAVDLFIQLLQVDSETIETHLALGNLFRTRGEVDRAIRIHQNLIARPNLSLEQRHLAMLELARDFFAAGLLDRAEQILSELKDDPDYEQDALELLMTLYQQLRDWEQAIAVATRLKKRQGSKALVPMGHFYCELAEQKWQRQDARGAITDLKKALKADPGCVRASMRLGAMHMAAGQWSQAAACLQQVFEQDRGFVSEVLADLQHCYHQLGQDDAFTSLLEQWVAADSGATAVLMLAERVAAREGQVSAEQLVLAHLQRTPTMKGFYRLMSYHAANAEHGRARASLEMLKALVAEQIKAKPSHRCGQCGFSARSLFWQCPSCKQWGTIKPVRGLDGE from the coding sequence ATGCTGGAATTGTTGTTTCTGCTGCTTCCGGTGGCAGCGGCCTATGGCTGGTATATGGGCCGCAGAGGCGTTCGCCAGGACGTGCAGAAACAATCCAGTCAATTCTCCCGGCAATATGTTGCCGGGTTGAATTTTTTGCTTTCCGACGAGCCCGACAAGGCGGTGGACCTCTTTATTCAGCTGTTGCAGGTCGACAGCGAAACCATTGAAACCCACCTGGCACTGGGCAACCTGTTCCGCACCCGCGGTGAGGTGGACAGGGCCATCCGCATTCATCAGAATCTCATTGCCCGGCCCAACCTGTCCCTGGAGCAACGCCACCTGGCCATGCTGGAGCTGGCCCGGGATTTTTTTGCCGCCGGCCTGCTGGACCGGGCCGAACAGATCCTGAGCGAGCTGAAAGACGATCCCGACTACGAGCAGGATGCCCTGGAGCTGCTGATGACCCTCTATCAGCAGTTGCGGGACTGGGAGCAGGCCATTGCGGTGGCCACCCGCCTCAAGAAACGCCAGGGCAGCAAGGCGTTGGTGCCCATGGGACATTTTTACTGCGAGCTGGCCGAGCAGAAATGGCAGCGCCAGGATGCCAGGGGCGCCATAACCGATTTGAAAAAGGCGCTCAAGGCCGATCCCGGCTGCGTGCGCGCCAGCATGCGGCTGGGCGCCATGCACATGGCGGCCGGCCAGTGGAGCCAGGCCGCCGCTTGCCTGCAGCAAGTGTTTGAGCAGGATAGGGGCTTTGTCAGCGAAGTGCTGGCGGACCTGCAGCACTGTTATCATCAGCTGGGGCAGGACGACGCCTTTACCAGCCTGCTGGAGCAGTGGGTGGCGGCGGACAGTGGCGCTACCGCGGTGTTGATGCTGGCGGAGCGGGTGGCGGCCAGGGAAGGGCAGGTCAGCGCCGAGCAACTGGTGCTTGCTCATTTGCAACGGACTCCTACCATGAAGGGGTTTTACCGGCTGATGTCCTACCACGCCGCCAATGCCGAGCATGGCAGGGCCAGAGCCAGCCTTGAGATGCTCAAGGCGCTGGTGGCCGAGCAGATCAAGGCCAAACCCAGCCATCGCTGTGGCCAGTGCGGATTTTCGGCCCGCAGTCTGTTCTGGCAGTGTCCGTCCTGTAAACAGTGGGGCACCATCAAGCCGGTACGGGGACTGGACGGGGAATAA
- a CDS encoding LapA family protein, producing MKIVFGLIILAILFAVGLTLGSQNDQLVHVNYLLAQGDYRLSSLLAVVFVAGFLIGWLVFGLVMLRLKMTNKGLNKKVERQQRELEELRALPVKD from the coding sequence GTGAAAATTGTTTTTGGCCTGATAATTCTGGCGATCCTTTTTGCGGTGGGTCTGACCCTGGGCTCCCAGAACGACCAGCTGGTGCACGTTAACTATTTGCTGGCCCAGGGAGATTACCGTCTTTCTTCCCTGCTGGCGGTGGTGTTTGTGGCCGGCTTTCTGATTGGCTGGCTGGTATTCGGCCTGGTCATGCTGCGCCTTAAAATGACCAACAAGGGACTGAATAAAAAGGTGGAACGTCAGCAACGGGAACTGGAAGAGCTCAGGGCGCTGCCGGTTAAGGACTGA
- the ihfB gene encoding integration host factor subunit beta: MTKSDLIERLTEQYAHLSAKEVENAIKEILEQMASTLQSGDRIEIRGFGSFSLHYRAPRLGRNPKTGEKVELNGKYVPHFKPGKELRERVNPA, encoded by the coding sequence ATGACAAAATCCGACCTGATTGAACGACTGACCGAGCAATATGCTCATCTTTCTGCCAAGGAAGTGGAAAACGCCATCAAGGAAATTCTGGAGCAAATGGCGTCAACGCTGCAATCGGGTGACCGTATTGAAATTCGCGGTTTCGGCAGTTTCTCCCTGCATTATCGGGCTCCCCGCCTGGGCCGCAATCCCAAGACCGGTGAAAAGGTGGAACTCAACGGGAAATACGTTCCCCATTTCAAACCGGGCAAGGAGCTGCGTGAGCGGGTAAACCCGGCGTGA
- the rpsA gene encoding 30S ribosomal protein S1: MTESFAQLFEESLKELETRPGSIVKGTVVAIENGIVLVDAGLKSESAIPAEQFKNAQGELEISVGDEVDVALDAVEDGFGETQLSREKAKRHEAWLQLEKAYEDEETVTGVINGKVKGGFTVEVNSIRAFLPGSLVDVRPVRDTTHLEGKELEFKVIKLDQKRNNVVVSRRAVIETENSAEREQLLENLQEGQEVKGIVKNLTDYGAFVDLGGVDGLLHITDMAWKRVKHPSEIVNVGDEINVKVLKFDRERTRVSLGLKQLGEDPWVDIANRYPEGTRLAGRVTNLTDYGCFVEIEEGVEGLVHVSEMDWTNKNIHPSKVVSVGDNVDVMVLDIDEERRRISLGLKQCKSNPWQLFAETHNKGDRVSGKIKSITDFGIFIGLDGGIDGLVHLSDISWNANGDDAVRDFKKGDEIEAVVLQVDPERERISLGVKQIDEDPFNKYLSDNKKGAIVKGTITAVDAKGAVVELEEGVEGYIRVADISRDRIEDASTVLNAGEEVEARFMGIDRKNRTVSLSIRAKDEAEEKAAIDTLNQQDEVVGLSAMAEAFKAAKGE; encoded by the coding sequence ATGACTGAATCTTTTGCTCAACTCTTTGAAGAGTCCCTGAAAGAACTCGAAACCCGTCCGGGCTCCATCGTCAAGGGCACCGTTGTTGCCATTGAAAACGGCATCGTGCTGGTTGACGCCGGTCTGAAGTCCGAGTCCGCCATTCCCGCCGAGCAGTTCAAAAACGCCCAGGGCGAGCTGGAAATCAGCGTTGGCGATGAAGTAGACGTAGCGCTGGATGCCGTGGAAGATGGCTTCGGTGAGACTCAGCTGTCCCGTGAAAAAGCCAAGCGTCACGAAGCCTGGCTGCAGCTGGAAAAGGCCTACGAAGACGAAGAAACCGTGACCGGCGTGATCAACGGCAAGGTCAAGGGTGGCTTCACCGTGGAAGTGAACAGCATTCGCGCCTTCCTGCCGGGCTCCCTGGTAGACGTGCGTCCGGTTCGCGACACCACTCACCTGGAAGGCAAAGAGCTTGAGTTCAAGGTCATCAAGCTGGACCAGAAGCGTAACAACGTGGTGGTTTCCCGTCGTGCCGTGATCGAAACCGAAAACAGCGCCGAGCGCGAGCAACTGCTGGAAAACCTGCAGGAAGGCCAGGAAGTCAAGGGTATCGTCAAGAACCTGACCGACTACGGTGCTTTCGTGGATCTGGGCGGCGTCGATGGCCTGCTGCACATCACCGACATGGCCTGGAAGCGCGTTAAGCATCCTTCCGAGATCGTGAACGTTGGCGACGAAATCAACGTTAAGGTGCTGAAGTTCGACCGCGAGCGCACCCGTGTGTCTCTGGGTCTGAAGCAGCTGGGCGAAGATCCGTGGGTAGATATCGCCAACCGTTACCCGGAAGGCACCCGTCTGGCCGGCCGCGTGACCAACCTGACCGACTATGGCTGCTTCGTTGAAATCGAAGAAGGCGTAGAAGGCCTGGTTCACGTGTCCGAAATGGACTGGACCAACAAGAACATCCACCCGTCCAAAGTGGTTTCCGTTGGCGACAACGTAGACGTGATGGTGCTGGACATCGACGAAGAGCGTCGTCGTATCTCCCTGGGCCTCAAACAGTGCAAGTCCAACCCGTGGCAGCTGTTTGCAGAAACCCACAACAAGGGCGACCGTGTTTCCGGCAAGATCAAGTCCATCACCGACTTCGGTATCTTCATTGGTCTGGATGGCGGCATCGACGGTCTGGTTCACCTGTCCGACATTTCCTGGAACGCCAACGGTGATGACGCCGTTCGTGATTTCAAGAAAGGCGACGAGATCGAAGCCGTTGTGCTGCAGGTCGATCCGGAGCGTGAGCGCATCAGCCTGGGCGTGAAGCAAATCGACGAGGATCCTTTCAATAAGTACCTGTCTGACAACAAGAAAGGTGCTATCGTTAAGGGTACCATCACCGCCGTTGACGCCAAGGGCGCTGTGGTTGAGCTGGAAGAAGGCGTGGAAGGTTACATCCGCGTTGCCGACATCTCCCGCGACCGCATCGAAGACGCCTCCACCGTGCTGAACGCTGGTGAAGAAGTTGAAGCTCGCTTCATGGGCATCGATCGCAAGAACCGCACCGTCAGCCTGTCCATCCGCGCGAAGGACGAAGCTGAAGAGAAGGCCGCTATCGACACCCTGAACCAGCAAGACGAAGTTGTTGGTCTGAGTGCCATGGCAGAAGCATTCAAGGCGGCAAAAGGCGAATAA
- the cmk gene encoding (d)CMP kinase, translating into MSEQAPVITVDGPGGAGKGTLCQLLAEQLEWHLLDSGAIYRVLALAALHHNVALNDEAGLMPLAAHLDVQFPTAGGEIRVILEGEDVSRDIRTQEVADAASKVAAFPRVREALLRRQRAFRARPGLIADGRDMGTVVFPDAEVKIFLDASAEERARRRLKQLQDKGFDVSFDRLLSEIQERDDRDRNRAVAPLKAADDALVIDSTSLSITDVLDRVLSHTKVKLGR; encoded by the coding sequence ATGTCTGAACAAGCTCCCGTCATCACTGTGGATGGCCCGGGCGGTGCCGGCAAGGGAACCCTCTGCCAGCTGTTGGCCGAGCAACTGGAATGGCACCTGCTCGATTCCGGCGCCATCTACCGGGTGCTGGCACTGGCCGCCCTGCACCACAACGTGGCTCTGAATGACGAAGCGGGCCTGATGCCCCTGGCAGCTCACCTGGACGTGCAGTTTCCGACCGCAGGCGGTGAAATCCGCGTGATCCTGGAAGGCGAAGACGTTTCCCGGGACATCCGCACCCAGGAAGTGGCCGACGCGGCCAGCAAGGTGGCGGCCTTTCCCAGGGTACGCGAAGCGCTGCTGCGCCGCCAGCGCGCCTTTCGCGCCCGGCCCGGCCTGATTGCCGACGGGCGCGACATGGGCACCGTGGTGTTCCCGGATGCGGAGGTCAAAATCTTTCTCGACGCCAGCGCCGAAGAGCGTGCCCGCCGGCGCCTCAAGCAGTTGCAAGACAAGGGCTTTGATGTTAGTTTTGACCGCCTTTTAAGCGAAATACAGGAACGTGACGACCGGGACAGAAACCGGGCCGTGGCGCCTCTCAAGGCGGCCGATGACGCCTTGGTTATCGACTCCACCAGCCTTTCCATAACAGACGTGCTGGACAGGGTGCTGAGTCATACTAAGGTTAAACTTGGTCGTTAA
- the ribA gene encoding GTP cyclohydrolase II, producing the protein MSSVTRMANSKLPTPWGTFTLVGFEEKGTGKDHAALVMGDVGNGEPVLARIHSECLTGDALFSLRCDCGFQLQAALERIAREGRGVLLYVRQEGRGIGLLNKIHAYHLQDQGKDTVEANVELGFAADMRDYTICADMLRSLGVSELRLMTNNPRKVKAMENFGIKVAERLPLQEGRNPFNEHYLDTKAGKLGHMLKEQD; encoded by the coding sequence ATGAGCAGTGTTACCCGAATGGCAAACTCCAAACTGCCTACTCCCTGGGGCACTTTTACCCTGGTCGGGTTTGAAGAAAAGGGCACGGGCAAGGATCATGCCGCCCTGGTCATGGGGGATGTCGGCAACGGTGAGCCGGTGCTGGCACGCATTCATTCCGAGTGCCTGACCGGCGACGCCCTGTTCAGCCTGCGTTGCGACTGTGGCTTTCAGTTACAGGCCGCGCTGGAGCGCATTGCCCGGGAAGGCCGGGGTGTATTGCTGTATGTGCGTCAGGAAGGCCGGGGCATTGGCCTGCTGAACAAGATCCACGCCTACCACCTGCAGGATCAGGGCAAGGACACGGTAGAAGCCAACGTGGAGCTGGGTTTTGCCGCCGACATGCGTGACTACACCATCTGTGCCGACATGCTGCGCAGCCTGGGGGTCAGCGAGCTTCGGCTGATGACCAACAACCCGCGCAAGGTCAAGGCGATGGAGAACTTCGGCATCAAGGTGGCCGAGCGCCTGCCGCTGCAGGAAGGCCGCAATCCCTTCAACGAGCATTACCTCGACACCAAGGCCGGCAAGCTGGGCCACATGCTGAAAGAGCAGGACTGA
- a CDS encoding acyl carrier protein, translated as MKDKQALTELVCRHIRDIAPDADTAQLDPDEDMRDALDLDSMDFLRLVEALGRELGILIPEADFARITRLSQMVDYLSRHTGKSGQKNTGPGPV; from the coding sequence ATGAAAGACAAGCAAGCGCTGACCGAGCTGGTCTGTCGCCACATTCGGGACATAGCACCGGATGCCGATACCGCACAGCTGGACCCGGACGAAGACATGAGAGATGCACTCGATCTGGACTCGATGGATTTTCTGCGGCTGGTTGAGGCGCTGGGCCGGGAGCTGGGGATACTTATTCCGGAAGCCGACTTTGCCCGCATCACTCGGCTGTCGCAGATGGTGGATTACCTGAGCCGGCACACCGGCAAATCCGGGCAAAAAAATACCGGCCCGGGGCCGGTATGA
- a CDS encoding dihydrolipoamide acetyltransferase family protein gives MIKTISMPSFGSDMAKGTVAEWRVKPGDAVHRGDVIATIDTMKGLIDLEVFDEGVVETLLAPIGESLQVGEPIARLRLSGDAEQEETVREPRVPNMPEPEPTRPAAAGRSVRISPAARQRAGQLGIDWRGLGPGSGPDGALVLADIEALASSSKPQEAEPRMRQAIADVVSRSKREIPHYYLEQDIALARAQAWCTAFNHGKPAEQLVLVNALVYCALARALAEFSRFNGFYRDGHYYSEPRVHLGNVIHLRRGGLVVPAIHDAHLLGAAQMMAALRDQVIRAREGGLRSAELQEATVTVSSLGERGVDRIQGVIFPPQVALLGMGRVRLAPWVQQQNIVPMLQASFSLAADHRVSDGHEGARLLNRIDNLLQQPEQLE, from the coding sequence ATGATCAAAACCATCAGCATGCCATCCTTCGGATCCGACATGGCCAAGGGCACGGTGGCGGAATGGCGGGTGAAACCCGGGGATGCGGTGCACCGGGGCGATGTGATCGCCACCATCGACACCATGAAGGGGCTGATTGATCTGGAGGTCTTTGACGAAGGCGTAGTTGAGACACTACTGGCACCGATAGGTGAGTCGTTGCAGGTGGGTGAGCCCATCGCTCGCTTGCGCCTGAGTGGTGATGCCGAACAGGAGGAAACGGTCAGAGAACCCAGGGTACCGAATATGCCTGAGCCGGAACCGACCAGGCCGGCGGCTGCCGGGAGATCCGTTCGCATTTCGCCGGCGGCCCGCCAGCGAGCCGGCCAGCTGGGCATCGACTGGCGTGGTCTGGGACCCGGCAGCGGACCCGATGGCGCCCTGGTGCTGGCGGATATCGAGGCGTTGGCGTCATCTTCAAAGCCGCAGGAAGCGGAGCCGCGAATGCGCCAGGCCATTGCCGATGTGGTGAGTCGCTCCAAGCGGGAGATCCCCCATTACTATCTGGAGCAGGATATTGCCCTGGCGCGGGCCCAGGCCTGGTGCACGGCCTTTAATCATGGCAAGCCCGCCGAACAACTGGTGCTGGTCAATGCCCTTGTCTACTGTGCCCTGGCTCGAGCACTGGCCGAGTTTTCCCGCTTCAACGGTTTTTACCGGGACGGTCACTATTACAGCGAACCCCGGGTGCACCTGGGCAACGTCATCCACCTGCGCCGGGGCGGGCTGGTGGTGCCGGCCATCCATGACGCGCACCTACTGGGAGCGGCACAAATGATGGCGGCCCTTCGGGATCAGGTGATCCGGGCCCGGGAAGGAGGGCTGCGCAGCGCTGAACTGCAGGAGGCGACGGTGACCGTGTCCAGTTTGGGGGAGCGGGGAGTGGATCGCATTCAGGGGGTGATCTTTCCGCCGCAAGTGGCCCTGCTGGGCATGGGTCGGGTGCGCCTGGCTCCCTGGGTACAGCAGCAGAACATAGTGCCCATGCTCCAGGCCAGTTTCAGCCTGGCCGCCGACCACAGGGTGAGTGACGGTCACGAGGGCGCCCGTTTGCTTAACCGGATAGACAACTTATTGCAACAGCCGGAGCAACTGGAATGA